The Deltaproteobacteria bacterium genome contains a region encoding:
- a CDS encoding M48 family metallopeptidase: MTETLQIGEIAIEMTRKDVKHVHLSVHPPAGRVSLVAPRATRVEVARAYAISKLGWIREQRARFQTQARETSRRFVERETHYLWGRRYLLTLVEADEKPSVRLSHRRITLRVRPGTSSAKREELIHSWHKALLHEVVPPLIAKWEGKLGVRVTGYYLQRMKTKWGGCNHSAGNIRLNTELVKKPKDLVEYVIVHEMLHLIEPTHSERFTGLLDKHFPSWREARAELNALPLAAEKWRAEASV; the protein is encoded by the coding sequence ATGACCGAGACGCTGCAGATTGGCGAGATCGCCATCGAGATGACCCGGAAGGACGTCAAGCACGTTCACCTTTCGGTGCATCCGCCAGCGGGCAGAGTCAGTTTGGTCGCGCCGAGGGCCACGCGCGTCGAGGTCGCGCGCGCCTACGCGATTTCGAAACTGGGATGGATCAGGGAGCAGCGAGCCAGGTTCCAGACCCAGGCTCGAGAGACGTCGCGACGCTTCGTCGAGCGAGAGACCCACTACCTCTGGGGGCGACGCTACCTCCTGACCCTGGTCGAGGCGGACGAGAAGCCCTCTGTTCGGCTCAGTCATCGGAGGATCACGCTTCGAGTGCGGCCTGGGACGAGCAGCGCGAAGCGTGAGGAGCTCATCCACTCGTGGCACAAGGCGCTGCTCCATGAGGTCGTGCCGCCGCTCATCGCGAAATGGGAGGGCAAGCTCGGCGTCAGGGTGACCGGCTACTACCTCCAGCGCATGAAGACGAAGTGGGGAGGCTGCAACCATAGCGCGGGAAATATCCGCCTCAATACCGAGCTGGTAAAGAAGCCCAAAGACCTCGTGGAGTACGTCATTGTCCACGAGATGCTGCACCTGATCGAGCCGACCCACAGCGAGCGCTTCACCGGCCTGTTGGACAAGCACTTCCCCTCCTGGCGTGAGGCGCGGGCCGAGCTCAACGCCCTGCCGCTAGCTGCTGAGAAGTGGCGTGCGGAGGCCAGCGTATGA